In a genomic window of Diorhabda carinulata isolate Delta chromosome 8, icDioCari1.1, whole genome shotgun sequence:
- the LOC130897181 gene encoding uncharacterized protein LOC130897181 has product MKTIFLYVFAVLASSESKKLIERKRRGSLRTTLSPTTHLQIAGIDNFDLQNSDLYARESVDVGGTYQILTNSLEKPVQESQEYIPPQSIAVAIIPSYPPPATPVNAAASNVPGNGNAVFLGSGSIGVVHLGGGAYVLGSGGLGYSEKRRNPRPSIRSSTLPPIRAHPNLLPAAVNSQRTSQQTPIFSYTYPTGQQFPIDANGYEYLTPNKVGFGDPLPPRPLKVTNTYAVPTSLQSSQFISPTTQYSPPQTITPMEDNQNSSPVYPKRVSNVYQPSYLK; this is encoded by the exons atatttttatatgtttttgctGTACTGGCATCATctgaatcaaaaaaattgatagagaGAAAACGACGGGGATCATTAAGGACGACATTATCTCCAACTACTCATCTACAAATTGCGGGGATAGACAATttcgatttacaaaatagtGACTTATATGCTAGAG AAAGCGTAGACGTAGGAGGTACATATCAAATTCTAACAAACTCTTTGGAAAAACCAGTACAAGAATCTCAAGAATACATTCCTCCTCAGTCAATTGCAGTAGCAATTATACCCAGTTATCCACCTCCAGCGACACCCGTTAATGCAGCTGCTTCTAACGTACCTGGAAATGGAAACGCTGTATTTTTAGGATCAGGATCTATAGGAGTCGTTCACTTAGGAGGTG gTGCGTATGTCCTTGGATCTGGAGGTCTTGGTTATTCTGAGAAAAGAAGAAATCCACGCCCGTCAATAAGATCATCTACTTTACCACCGATTCGAGCACATCCAAATCTACTACCTGCCGCTGTCAATTCCCAGCGAACTTCGCAGCAAACACCAATTTTTAGTTATACTTATCCAACAG GTCAGCAGTTTCCTATCGACGCTAACGGTTACGAATATCTGACACCAAACAAAGTCGGATTTGGTGATCCTCTACCACCGAGACCACTAAAAGTAACGAACACTTACGCTGTTCCTACTTCGTTGCAAAGCAGTCAGTTCATCTCTCCAACCACTCAATATTCGCCACCCCAAACTATAACTCCAATGGAGGATAACCAAAACAGTTCACCAGTTTATCCAAAACGAGTTTCTAATGTTTACCAACcgtcatatttgaaataa
- the LOC130897604 gene encoding uncharacterized protein LOC130897604 produces the protein FAQVIILFLSVSATLAEEKKTTKRGVFGESLGWGAGGTGQGYGSGSGWNLGHGNNGGSISLGSGLGSGLNSGIGSGFGSGIGSGLGSGIGSGFGSGLGSGIGSGLGSGIGSGFGSGLGSGSTNIGSGIVNGAIDLGSSVSNHVTVTKQVGIPVPQPYPVTVERKVPVPVPHPVPVPVDRPYPVHVPKPYPVTVEKRIPVTIEKHVPVPVKVPVKVPVPVPYKVAVPQPYPVHITKHVPVPVHTPVIVKKPVPVLVNNGWNGGSSGWSGSSGWSGSLGGYGSPGWSGNKGWSGSSW, from the exons TTTGCTCAG gTAATTATTCTGTTCTTAAGTGTCTCCGCCACTTTAGCTGAAGAAAAGAAGACCACAAAACGTGGTGTCTTTGGAGAATCTCTCGGCTGGGGTGCGGGAGGCACAGGACAAGGTTACGGATCCGGATCAGGATGGAACTTAGGTCATGGTAACAATGGAGGAAGTATTTCCTTAGGCTCCGGTCTTGGTTCGGGATTAAACTCTGGAATCGGTTCTGGATTTGGCTCAGGCATCGGTTCTGGATTAGGCTCCGGAATCGGTTCTGGATTTGGTTCTGGACTTGGCTCTGGTATCGGTTCTGGATTAGGCTCCGGAATCGGTTCTGGATTTGGTTCTGGACTTGGCTCTG GTTCAACAAACATTGGATCTGGCATTGTTAATGGAGCAATCGATTTGGGCTCTTCTGTCTCAAATCACGTTACTGTAACTAAACAAGTAGGGATTCCAGTTCCACAGCCTTACCCCGTTACTGTTGAAAGGAAAGTACCAGTTCCAGTACCTCATCCAGTACCGGTTCCAGTAGATCGTCCGTACCCAGTCCACGTACCAAAACCTTACCCAGTTACTGTTGAGAAACGTATTCCAGTAACGATTGAGAAACACGTACCAGTACCTGTTAAAGTACCAGTTAAAGTACCCGTACCAGTGCCATATAAAGTAGCAGTACCGCAACCTTACCCAGTACACATCACCAAACATGTACCAGTTCCCGTACATACACCTGTTATAGTTAAAAAACCAGTACCGGTTTTAGTGAATAATGGATGGAATGGTGGTTCATCTGGATGGTCCGGTTCCTCCGGTTGGTCTGGCTCGTTAGGAGGATATGGCTCTCCAGGATGGTCTGGTAATAAGGGATGGTCTGGTTCTTCATGGTAA
- the LOC130897182 gene encoding uncharacterized protein LOC130897182, producing MKILVCALLLVAATLAQDAEQDRANVEEGVKRVLMAQLVSTLMGLTPSDGNTLDISTMKNLVDLLASKNSASPLITNNDIQNEASEVDQSSSSGSNFDENSFAVNFNALDDPKYSARAPVYTTTAKPIPESNPVDRNEPQPASVPVNEPLQVPVQISYLTGKDGSLPYNILVGLKVPLPYYNIELSGSNSAPVPVSPVPARDQIPIVEQDPESSEPVVREQRYVPDSPVWFRQQFRRRNSPFLNLY from the exons ATGAAGATCTTG GTCTGTGCGTTATTGTTGGTTGCTGCTACACTTGCCCAAGATGCTGAACAGGATCGTGCAAATGTCGAGGAAGGTGTAAAACGAGTTCTAATGGCGCAGTTAGTTTCAACATTAATGGGACTAACACCTTCTGACGGTAATACTTTGGATATATCTACAATGAAAAACCTAGTTGATCTTTTAGCGTCTAAAAATTCCGCATCGCCATTGATAACAAACAATGACATACAAAATGAAGCATCTGAAGTTGATCAAAGTTCGTCTTCAGGATCGAATTTTGATGAGAATTCTTTTGCAGTTAATTTTAATGCTTTAGACGATCCAAAATATAGTGCGAGGGCCCCTGTTTATACCACTACTGCTAAACCTATTCCAGAGTCTAACCCAGTTGATAGAAACGAACCACAACCAGCTTCTGTTCCCGTAAACGAGCCTTTACAAGTTCCGGTTCAAATATCTTATCTAACAGGAAAAGATGGATCTTTACCTTATAATATCCTAGTAGGATTGAAAGTACCTCTACCATATTACAATATAGAATTATCTGGATCTAATAGTGCACCAGTTCCGGTATCTCCGGTACCAGCTAGAGATCAAATTCCAATCGTTGAACAAGATCCAGAATCTTCCGAACCAGTTGTAAGGGAACAGCGATATGTACCTGACAGCCCTGTATGGTTTAGACAACAATTTCGACGAAGAAACTCGCCGTTTTTGAATTTGTATTAA